The Borrelia turicatae 91E135 region TATATTTATACCTTGATTTTAACTTGTTTTATCACTTAATAATAACTTAGATCGCTTATTTGTAACTTTATTTTTACTTCTTAGCTGTGGCAGTGGGAGTGCTAAGGTGGAAGATCCTAAAACCACATTCTTAAACTCTATTGCTAATTTAGGTAAAGGCTTCTTAGATGTTTTTACTTCACTTTCTGATATGGTTGCTGGGGCTTTTGGTATTAAGGCGGAGACTAAGAAAAGTGAGGTAGGAGCGTATTTCACTAAAATTGCTGACACTATGACATCTGTTAAAAAGAAATTGAAAGATGAAGTTGCTACGAATGGTAATTACTCAAAAATTAAATCTGTTGTTGATACATTTATCACTAACACATTAGACAAGATTGCAGAAGGGGCTAAAACAGCAGCAACAGGGGCTACAGGAGAAGATAAGATTGGTGGTGCTACTAATGCAGGTCAAGATGCTGCACCGGCAGATACTGCAAGTGTAAATGCTCTTGTTAAAGGAATTAAAACTATTGTTGACGTAGTTTTAAAAAAGGATGAGGGTAAAGCAGATGCTACTAAGACCGCAGAGGATGAGCAAAAATCAATTGCCAAATTGTTTGGTAGTACTAAAGATAATAGTACTGATGCCATAGCAGGAGCAGCAAGTGCATCAATAGGTGCTGTAACTGGGGCTGACATCTTGCAAGCTATTGCTAGCTCTGTTGATGCTAAAGATGTTGCAATTGATCAAGCAAAAGATGCTGCAAGTATTGCTATTGCCAAGAAAGAGGATAAGAATGATCTTGATGCTGCAACAAAAAAAGATGCAGTTATTGCAGGAGGTATAGCTTTAAGAGCTATGACTAAGGATGGTAAATTTGCTTCTAAGAATGAAGCAAAATCTGCTCATGCAGCAAATGGGGCAGCTGCTAGTGCAGTAGGTAAAACTTTAAGTACTCTAATAATAGCAATAAGAAATACTGTTGATAGTGGTTTAAAAACAATAAGTGAAGCACTAGCGGCCGTTACACAAGAAGATAAATTCGCAGATTCTACTACACCTGCAGAAGCAGCAACTGGTGGACAGCAACAATAAAGCATTATTAATAAAACGTAACTAAATAAAGTCATTTGAGGAAAACTCTTCTTTGCATAAGAATTGTTTTCCTTTTATTTATGTCTTGTCCCCCTGAGAAAAAGGAGGCACGTAATAATGAAAAGAATTACTTTAAGTGCGTTATTAATGACTTTATTTTTACTCATGTCTTGTAATAATTCAGGGACTTCTCCTAAAGATGGGCAAGCAGCTAAATCTGATGGCACAATCCTTGACCTAGCTACAATAACTAAGAACATAAAGGACACTGTTGCTTTTGCTAAGAGTGTTAAAGAAGTTCATACTTTAGTTAAGTCCATTGATGAGCTTGCTAAGGCTATTGGGAAGAAAATTCAAAATAACGGTACTCTTACTGATGATGGTAGTACTGATAAAAATACTTCATTGATGTCAGGAGTTTATAGTATTGTATTAGATATAGATAAGAAATCAAAAGCTTTAAGCGTTTTGGAATCTTTTAAAGAACAAATTTTGGATGAGAAAATAATTAGTTTTACAACTGCAATTAAGGCATTTCTGGATAAACTCAAGAGCAAACATGCTGAGTTAGGGGTTGATCAAGGAGCTGCTACTAAAGATAATGCACAAAAAGCTATAGATCGTGTAAATAAAGCTGATGGGGAAAACGGAGCTAAAGAGCTTGGTGAACTAAACACAGCAGTTGATGCGTTGTTAAAGGCTGCTGAAGCCACAGTAACATCTGCAATTAATGCGCTTTCAACACCTGCTAAGTCAGAGAGCACTAAGCCTTCTAACACCTAAAGCATGAACAATTTAATTAATTATTATAAGATTACTTTTGAATCAATCTTAATTATCTGATAAAATAAAGTCTATAAATAATAAGCTAGGAGTAATTCTTCTCTTAGCTTATTTTCCTTTTTTATTCTATCTTTATTTGCTTTACTTCTTTATTATACTTCTTAAGATTTCTTTGATTTCTTTTATCTTTTAGACTTATATTTATTCCTTGATTTTAACTTGTTTTATCACTTAATAAGAACTTATATTGCTTATTTTTACTTATTAGTTGTGGAAGTGGTCAACAACCACAAGCTGGTAAGGATGGCGAGGCAGCTACAGGGGGAAAGAGTTTAAGTGAGGTATTAATGGA contains the following coding sequences:
- a CDS encoding Vsp/OspC family lipoprotein, translated to MKRITLSALLMTLFLLMSCNNSGTSPKDGQAAKSDGTILDLATITKNIKDTVAFAKSVKEVHTLVKSIDELAKAIGKKIQNNGTLTDDGSTDKNTSLMSGVYSIVLDIDKKSKALSVLESFKEQILDEKIISFTTAIKAFLDKLKSKHAELGVDQGAATKDNAQKAIDRVNKADGENGAKELGELNTAVDALLKAAEATVTSAINALSTPAKSESTKPSNT